The following proteins are encoded in a genomic region of Montipora foliosa isolate CH-2021 chromosome 8, ASM3666993v2, whole genome shotgun sequence:
- the LOC137967672 gene encoding ensconsin-like: MAVGGGFFDQYSVFCVFGSVVGCVVVPLITQSVESVIFSAIVISLTATHLTKRSSKSESSNQVSTKDIIEKRSSRKSKDREQLAHAKKRKQMTQQLQPVAARVPDVRKQKEENQKKIDLARRLELERKQEEKRERQIKRKEERLKRKELEKEEKEKEEQRLKLYKEQRQKEMRENLKQTDKRNCLQRVDSVKTRLSSATKTTKKLDTPSSTHKTSVKVPSSPLLTMQYLSRQRSQSEGSESEPPSPPPSVWKVPVYVEPKWNPGKPEAKGTSKEMRLNNDVVCTKVKPQAPFNQLYNPVHMNQSLQKNQLMNQCAEKNQNPGEFKPSFHAAEFTKVKEMDKPDNRQVKFTPYSSFSGLDLLSQLKEDSRQPESEVRPYSLFGPDEPNSTIFRSPLTGH, translated from the exons ATGGCGGTAGGAGGAGGTTTTTTTGACCAGTATTCAGTATTTTGTGTGTTTGGGTCAGTTGTGGGTTGTGTTGTCGTCCCACTGATAACTCAG TCCGTAGAAAGCGTAATATTTTCCGCCATCGTGATTAGCCTCACAGCAACTCATCTCACCAAACGATCTTCGAAATCTGAAAGTTCAAACCAG GTTAGTACGAAAGATATTATTGAGAAGCGGTCCAGTCGTAAATCGAAAGATCGCGAACAGCTGGCTCATGCAAAAAAGCGGAAACAGATGACACAACAGCTTCAG CCAGTTGCTGCACGAGTTCCTGATGTTCGAAAGCAAAAGGaagaaaatcagaaaaagaTAGATTTGGCCAGACGACTTGAGTTG GAACGTAAGCaagaagaaaaaagggaaaggcAAATTAAGAGAAAGGAGGAGAGATTAAAGAGGAAAGAgttagagaaagaagaaaaagag AAAGAAGAGCAGAGGCTAAAGCTGTATAAAGAACAACGTCAAAAGGAAATGAGAGAGAATCTTAAACAGACAGATAAG AGAAATTGTCTTCAAAGAGTAGACTCTGTCAAGACAAGGTTATCTAGTGCCACAAAGACCACGAAGAAACTTGATACGCCTTCATCCACGCATAAAACATCCGTTAAAGTGCCGAGTTCGCCGTTATTGACTATGCAGTACCTCTCCAGACAGCGATCTCAGTCGGAAGGTAGCGAAAGCGAGCCCCCTAGTCCACCCCCGTCAGTATGGAAGGTTCCGGTATACGTAGAGCCCAAGTGGAACCCTGGGAAACCCGAAGCCAAGGGCACTTCTAAAGAGATGCGGTTGAACAATGACGTAGTTTGCACGAAAGTTAAACCTCAGGCGCCCTTCAATCAGTTATACAACCCCGTGCATATGAACCAGTCGCTTCAAAAGAACCAGTTGATGAACCAATGCGCGGAGAAGAACCAAAATCCTGGCGAATTCAAGCCCTCATTTCACGCGGCTGAATTCACTAAAGTCAAAGAAATGGATAAACCAGATAATCGCCAGGTCAAGTTCACTCCCTATTCCAGTTTTTCCGGTTTGGACCTGCTGTCACAATTAAAGGAAGATTCCAGACAACCCGAATCAGAAGTGAGGCCTTATTCTTTGTTCGGTCCGGACGAACCAAATAGCACCATCTTTAGGTCCCCTCTGACCGGACACTAA